One genomic segment of Marinitoga piezophila KA3 includes these proteins:
- a CDS encoding secondary thiamine-phosphate synthase enzyme YjbQ: protein MLKEFHIRTSTRNEFIDITSQVESYISESNVKEGIAIIHVPHTTAGITINENADPSVRYDMTSFLSKLIPNLKEFTHMEGNSDSHIKSSLIGPSLTVIIENGRLLLGTWQGIYFCEFDGPRMRKFYVKIIEG from the coding sequence ATGCTTAAAGAATTTCATATTAGAACTTCTACAAGAAATGAATTTATAGATATTACCTCTCAAGTTGAAAGTTATATTTCTGAATCCAATGTTAAAGAAGGTATTGCAATTATTCATGTTCCACATACTACTGCTGGAATAACAATAAACGAAAATGCAGATCCTTCTGTAAGATATGATATGACATCATTTTTAAGCAAGCTTATTCCTAATTTAAAGGAATTTACACATATGGAAGGAAATTCTGATTCTCATATAAAATCCTCACTAATAGGTCCGTCTTTAACTGTTATAATAGAAAATGGCAGATTGCTTTTAGGAACATGGCAGGGAATATATTTTTGCGAATTTGACGGTCCAAGAATGCGAAAATTTTATGTAAAAATAATCGAAGGATAA